The following are encoded in a window of Haloprofundus salilacus genomic DNA:
- a CDS encoding saccharopine dehydrogenase family protein has product MSGELLVYGSYGYIGALVARTAVDEGLSPVIAGRRADRVEEQALELGVDHRVFTLDHPDVVRQHVADFDAVLNCAGPFSRTAAQLRTACLREGTDYLDLAGEIDVLEAAAELDREAEQADVVILPGVGFDVVPTDCLAAHLESRLPSATSLTLAMDGLGTFSPGTLKSILEELPQSGVVRENGELRTVPAAWRTRRFDFGRGEKTGVTVPWGDVSAAYYTTGIKNIEVYATVPEFAVNVMRRTRPLVPVLATRPGQRLLTGAVDALVSGPTAQERAQSANHILGEVEDDEGNRVATRLKTPDTYDFAAQASVESTRRVLDGEVSAGFQTPASAFGSEFVTEFDGIEREDLDTALPLGSSVGATERE; this is encoded by the coding sequence ATGTCAGGAGAGCTTCTCGTGTACGGTTCGTACGGTTACATCGGCGCGTTAGTCGCTCGAACCGCCGTCGACGAGGGACTGTCGCCGGTGATAGCTGGACGCCGCGCCGATCGAGTCGAGGAACAGGCGCTGGAACTCGGCGTCGACCACCGCGTCTTCACGCTCGACCACCCGGACGTCGTCCGTCAACACGTCGCCGACTTCGACGCGGTGTTGAACTGTGCAGGACCGTTCTCGCGGACCGCAGCGCAGTTGCGAACGGCGTGCCTTCGCGAGGGGACTGATTATCTGGACCTCGCCGGCGAAATCGACGTGCTCGAAGCCGCCGCCGAGTTGGACCGGGAGGCCGAACAGGCCGACGTCGTTATCCTTCCAGGCGTCGGGTTCGACGTCGTTCCGACCGACTGTCTGGCTGCACACCTCGAATCGCGGCTTCCGTCGGCGACGTCGCTGACGCTGGCGATGGACGGTCTCGGTACGTTCTCGCCGGGGACGCTGAAGTCGATACTCGAGGAATTGCCGCAGTCGGGCGTCGTCCGCGAGAACGGCGAACTGCGGACGGTACCCGCGGCGTGGCGAACGCGGCGGTTCGACTTCGGGCGCGGCGAAAAGACGGGCGTGACGGTTCCGTGGGGGGACGTGTCGGCGGCGTACTACACGACCGGTATCAAGAACATCGAAGTGTACGCGACTGTCCCGGAGTTCGCAGTCAACGTGATGCGTCGCACGCGGCCGCTCGTCCCCGTACTAGCGACGAGACCAGGACAGCGACTGCTGACAGGAGCGGTCGACGCTCTCGTCTCCGGACCGACCGCACAGGAGCGCGCACAGAGCGCGAACCACATTTTGGGCGAGGTCGAAGACGACGAGGGCAATCGGGTCGCGACGCGACTCAAGACGCCCGATACGTACGACTTCGCAGCGCAGGCCTCCGTCGAGTCGACGCGACGGGTGCTCGACGGCGAGGTCTCCGCGGGGTTCCAGACGCCCGCGTCGGCGTTCGGCTCCGAGTTCGTCACGGAGTTCGACGGCATCGAGCGCGAAGACCTCGACACTGCATTACCCCTCGGGTCCAGTGTCGGCGCGACCGAAAGGGAGTGA